Within Microterricola gilva, the genomic segment ACCGAGGGGCTCCACGGTATGCCGGAGGCGGTCGGTGAGCTTCTCGGCCCGATCGCGATCAACGACGTCGACCTGATCATCGTTCCTGCGGCATCCGTGGACGAGAGCGGGATGCGCATGGGCTGGGGCCGGGGCTATTTCGACAAGACGCTCGGTTCGATGGAGAATTGTCCTCCGGTGTATGCGGTGATCTTCGACAGCGAATTCGTTGACGAGGTTCCGCGCGAGGTGCACGATCAGCCGGTCAACGGAGTCGTCACCCCCACCCGCATCCTCACCTTCTAGCATCCTTAATATGTAGCTGTCTCGCCGCGATTGCGGCGGGGCCCGACGTTGCGCGGCTGCGCGACACAGAGACGCACGGAGACTCAGTGCCCACCTATTCCTACCGTTGCACCGAGTGTGACAACGCCTTCGACATCCACCAGGCATTCACCGACGACTCGCTGAGCGTGTGCGACATCTGCGGCGGCAAGCTGCGCAAGGTGTTCAACAGCATCGGCGTCACCTTCAACGGCAGCGGCTTCTACCGCACCGACTCCCGCTCGGGCGGAAGCTCGCTGCCGGCGGCCCCCGGCTCCGGTGCCAGCTCGAGCACGGCATC encodes:
- a CDS encoding FmdB family zinc ribbon protein, which translates into the protein MPTYSYRCTECDNAFDIHQAFTDDSLSVCDICGGKLRKVFNSIGVTFNGSGFYRTDSRSGGSSLPAAPGSGASSSTASSGGSSDSGKASPASTTSSASVSGASTASKSGASPTPK